The following nucleotide sequence is from Podospora bellae-mahoneyi strain CBS 112042 chromosome 1 map unlocalized CBS112042p_1, whole genome shotgun sequence.
CCAGCCACCCAGACAAATAAGAGCTGCACGAGCGAATGCCCACTCAGCAACCACCCGGATCTCAAATTTCAAGATTTCCACTTTGTCAATGTCATTGGCATGAACGAGTTCCGCATCGACATTTCGAGGTTCTACGGcagtggtgggggtttgaaCGGGATTGAACTGTTCGCGGACGATATCTACTCGTATGCCATCAACGATTTCAACGAGCCAGCATGCGCAGGCGGCGAATTCCCATCGGAAGCGACTATCACTGGACCTTGGACAGCTACGCCTTCTCAACAAAGCACCTCTGAATATCTTACTGCCCGCCTTACTGGACCTATTACTAATACTTCGGCGTCTGTGGTGTTCACTCCGGATATTCGGGAATCCGGCCACTACTCGCTCAACCTTTACACCCCTGGTTGTTTGCAGGACAACACGTGCTCTACCCGTGGCCGTGTCAAGCTTACCGGACAGATGACAGCTGATCGCACCAAGAGTGAGCCAATCGACCTGGATCTCTACCAGACCAACAACTATGACAAGTACGACCAGATTTACTTCGGCGCCGTCGATGCTAGCTCAGGTAGCTTCCGTCCCCGTGTCACCATGACCCCTCTTGCCGGACAGTCCTTGGACGAGATGACGTTTGTCGCACAGCGCATTGGCTTCACCTTGATTAATAGCACAGGTGGTCTGAATGGGCTGTACGAGTACACGCCTGGCAGAGCAGTCAATGCGAGCGATTTCATGAGCTCTGCTTTCAACCGCTTGGGAGCTAGTTTCAGGACCGGCTCCGTCGTTAACGCTCTTGCGACGGCAGGTGACACCACCTATATTGCTGGCAACTTTAGCGCCGGCAATGTTCGAAACATCGTTGCACTGCAGGGCAATGACGCCAACCCCAGACAGCTCGGTGGCACTCTGAATGGCGAGGTCGAGTCGTTGTTTCTTAACGGGACCAACCTCTTTGTGGGTGGCGGTTTTAACGGCACTGTCAGCGGCTCCTCAACTGGGCTAAGCAATGTTGCGGTTTACGATACCTCGAGCCGCACCTGGCGTCCCCTGGGCGCTGGCGTCAACGGAATTGTCCAGCACGTGGTTGGTATGACCATGAACATCACCAGCTCGACACCTGAACTTGTGGTTGCCGTCAATGGAGATTTCGATCAGCTGCGGGCTTTTGGCAACAGTCCGgctgttgaggtggaggggtttggCATCTGGGTTCCCTCTCAAGGGAATTGGTTGCAGAACTTGGACCTGCCGGTTGAGTTGATTGAAGGAATATTGTCAGCCTCGATTCTCAACGTTGACAGCGAAACCTCCCTCTATGCCGGCTCGCTTGTCTCCAGGGCTCTTGGCGCCTCGGGAGCCGCGATCCTGGGCGAGGATCTCAGCCGCTTCCCTGTCAAGATCCGCCCTACTCCAACTGCCTCCAGCACCAGTGCTCTGTCGAAGCGAGATGATGCCCTGGCGGATAAGGGTCTGTCGGGCATCGTCACTGGCGTTTTCGACTCTAGCAACAGCAGAAACCTCACCATTCTGGGCGGGCACTTTACTGCTACAGATAGCGACGGTTCCGAAATCCACAATCTCGCCATTATTGATGGCGCTGATGGTGATAAGGTCTCTGGCTTCGGGCAAGAAATCGCCCAGAACTCGACATTTGTCGCCTTGGCTGTGCACGGAGATACTCTATTTGCTGGTGGCAAAGTGAGGGGCAATGTGAACGGTGTCAATGTCAGCGGGCTTATCACCTACAACCTCGCCAGCAAGTCCTtcaacacccaaccccaagcctTATCTGGCGATAATGGCACAGTTTCTGCTATTGCCGTGCGTGGTACCACTGGCGATGTGTACGTCGGAGGATCCTTTAGATCGGCTGGCTCTTTGGGTTGCAACGGTGTCTGCTTCTATAGCACCGCTTCGTCTCAGTGGATTCAGCCTGGACAGAACATGGCCGGTGCTGTTCACTCGCTGATGTGGATTTCCGACAACATCTTGCTTGCTGGCGGCAACCTCACAGTCAACAACACCGTCTCGACTTTCCTTGCCACCTACAACACCGAAACCCAAACCTGGGACAACTATCCCGGCGCCAGCAACCTTCCTGGCCCAGTCTCGGCCCTCACCAAGGGCAACAACGAGGGCACTCACATCTGGGCTACTGGCATCAATACCAATGGCACAGTCTACCTGGCCAAGTCGGATGGCACCACCTGGCGTTTCGCCGACGAGTCTCTCGAGGCTGGCACAGATATCCGTGGTCTCCAAATATTTTCTCTCACCTCTTCTCACGACAACACTGACCTGATCGATTCCAGCGAGGCTCTGATGCTTACTGGTTCTATCGTCCTTCCCGGCTTCGGCACAGCATCCGCCGTCCTTTTCGACGGTCAAGATTTCAGGCCATATgccctcaccagcaaccGCGGCAACACTGCCGGTACTATTTCCCGCATCTTCACTGAGCACAGCAACTTCTTTGACAAGGGCGGTTCACCACTGCCGCTTGTCTTTGTCGTGCTCATCGGCTTGGGCATCTCCCTGGCGTTGATGCTGTTGATTGTTGTGGCTGGCTTGCTTCTTGATAGGCTACGCAAGAAGCGCGAGGGGTATGTTCCTGCTCCAACATCCATGTATGACCGTGGGAGCGGCATTCAAAGGATACCGCCTCATGAGCTGTTGGAGAACTTGAGCAAGGGCCGGTCAGGGGCTCCTCAGGTTTAGAGAAGGTttaaaaagagagaaaagagttTCATGCCGCGCATATCTGGGTCTGGGTTTGATGGCGTTACAGCGTTTACAAAAAAGGGGTGCAATACAAAGGGTCCTGATACCACtggtttcttttttattttctttttgttttaAAGACGGGGTTTCAGCATTTGGCGTTTGGAATTTTCGTATTGATGAGCATCACATCATACCAAGGCCGTCTATGAGAGGGGGTACACCATcatgggaaggaggagaagggggaagatAATGGTAGGAGGGGGGCAGAGCAAAGTGGGCTTTTATTTCGTTTCTTACCCATCATTTGGCGTTTACGTCCAGATTTGTTTTTGACTTTCGATTCTTTACATCTTACAGTACTTTACCGCCTTTCTCTTGACGAAGCAAATGTCTTGACGATAGCTGTGAGtcgacggggagggtggatgaaGGGTTAGCAAcggcttttttctttcgatTCTTAATGTTTAACCTTGTAACTATACTACCCACATACCCTACCCTCTCTGTACCATTTTCCCGACGCCAAGAAAAGGAGTGAGAtgaaaaggggaggtgggagagagaTAGGAGGGACAGGACAAATTttgaggggaaagggagggggagaactTATGTGTTATTATATTATTTGGGGCTTTGTAGATAGCTTTTTTGGGTGTGTGGAGGTGAGAGGGGTTAGCTCTGGGAGGAGTAGGAGAGAATAGAAGATGGTGTATCTTACCTGCTTGATGCCTTTGATCAGTGCTTGTGGTCTTGTGTGTGCATTTCAGTATTTACTCGGGATCTCGCCGATGTCTACCATTTGGTCAAGTCTTTGTCGCGCACGTCACCACCTCAATCGACCTACACAGCATCGGTTCCATCGTTTCCACCTTGTGCCATGACTCAAGTGTTAGGCAATTCTGGACAGCTTGTTCTTTTCATTGAAATGTATCACAAAAATGGTTTTCAGCCCTGAAAGAAGGTTGGTCGCTGACCGAGTCATGAAACACAAAATCACTCACCAAActccacatcaacaacacccacaaAGCCCGATTAGCTCAGCTGGTTAGAGCGTCGTACTAATATTGCTCTCTCAGAGTCAATATCAAGTCTATGCGAAGGTCAACAGTTCAATCCTGTTATTGGGCAATTCCACTCTCTTTTGGTAATGAATgtggggtggtgttggctttTTTGAGTGATGATGTTTAGGGGTTCCCTTGATGTGTTGGGTAAGGTAGCTGGCAGTTGTGAGAGATTACATTGAGGAAGGGGCTTGATGTATGCATTGTTAGCTGCTCC
It contains:
- a CDS encoding uncharacterized protein (BUSCO:EOG092605VU; COG:S; EggNog:ENOG503NU2I) translates to MRLPSRRHHAAPRRMTTTSVFLLLALSSLSSAITFTPAPAANLDFSKLGRVALAGDFSGISLYEFEGQNERPYSTNGSEQLLARMPNGAFAPVANTDATIRTMCAFEVGGRTVVMVGGNFTSIGAVDSEVQQSPGMALFDPATAEITPLPGLSGQVNAVLCDQQANIVYVGGSFVGANSTNAIAWQGESQTWTNLPFAGFNGPVASISKASNGNIIFGGSFTGLGNASAPSTPDGQVINLSTASISSGSSTSTQGFSDPRNIICKTGGADGAGSTWLLQDGTPGFWSAKFGFGFQPTKLRLYNTRQDGRGTQTWRFTALPINGIMNFTYIDPATQTNKSCTSECPLSNHPDLKFQDFHFVNVIGMNEFRIDISRFYGSGGGLNGIELFADDIYSYAINDFNEPACAGGEFPSEATITGPWTATPSQQSTSEYLTARLTGPITNTSASVVFTPDIRESGHYSLNLYTPGCLQDNTCSTRGRVKLTGQMTADRTKSEPIDLDLYQTNNYDKYDQIYFGAVDASSGSFRPRVTMTPLAGQSLDEMTFVAQRIGFTLINSTGGLNGLYEYTPGRAVNASDFMSSAFNRLGASFRTGSVVNALATAGDTTYIAGNFSAGNVRNIVALQGNDANPRQLGGTLNGEVESLFLNGTNLFVGGGFNGTVSGSSTGLSNVAVYDTSSRTWRPLGAGVNGIVQHVVGMTMNITSSTPELVVAVNGDFDQLRAFGNSPAVEVEGFGIWVPSQGNWLQNLDLPVELIEGILSASILNVDSETSLYAGSLVSRALGASGAAILGEDLSRFPVKIRPTPTASSTSALSKRDDALADKGLSGIVTGVFDSSNSRNLTILGGHFTATDSDGSEIHNLAIIDGADGDKVSGFGQEIAQNSTFVALAVHGDTLFAGGKVRGNVNGVNVSGLITYNLASKSFNTQPQALSGDNGTVSAIAVRGTTGDVYVGGSFRSAGSLGCNGVCFYSTASSQWIQPGQNMAGAVHSLMWISDNILLAGGNLTVNNTVSTFLATYNTETQTWDNYPGASNLPGPVSALTKGNNEGTHIWATGINTNGTVYLAKSDGTTWRFADESLEAGTDIRGLQIFSLTSSHDNTDLIDSSEALMLTGSIVLPGFGTASAVLFDGQDFRPYALTSNRGNTAGTISRIFTEHSNFFDKGGSPLPLVFVVLIGLGISLALMLLIVVAGLLLDRLRKKREGYVPAPTSMYDRGSGIQRIPPHELLENLSKGRSGAPQV